One Mycobacterium paraseoulense genomic window, ACACCGAATTGCCGACGGTTGCGGACGTGTTCGAGCGCCAGATCGAGGATGCGCTGGCACGCCCCGACCATGGTGATCGCCATGCCCGCCAATGCCATGTGGTGCGCCCGCTCGGAGTCGGCGGTGAGCCGGGCGCTGTCGGGCACACGGACTTCGCAGAACGACAGGTCGGCCACGTGCAAGACGGGATCGAAGACCGCGGTGCGCCGCGCCGACACCAGGTTCGACGCGATGGCGAACACCCCGGCGTCGGTCACCACCGCCAGGCGATCGACGCGGTCGCCGTCGAGCACGTGCCGCGCGGTACCGTCCAACACCCAGCCCTCGGCGTCCCGGTGCGCCGCGACCCCACCGTACACGGCGGTACCCGATTCGTGCGGGTCGAACCTGTCACCCACCAACGGGGCGAACTGGCTCATCGTGGCCAGGAAGGGGGTGGGGTCGGTCGCGTGGCCCAATTCTTCGAGCACGATGCCCAATTCGACGGCGCTGGCGGGATCGTTCAGCTCGGTCCAGCCCTGGTCCACATACGACTTCCACAAGGGGCTGGGGTCGACGCCCTCCTCGGCGACGCTGCGCACGAGTGCGGGTGGGCACTGCTTGGCGACGGCGTCGCGAACGGTCTTCTGCCACAGCCGCTGATCGGCATCGAACTCCAACAGCATGAAGGCCGCCTCCTGTCATCACCGCCGCGAGCGAGAATACCATTCTCGTGCGCGGAAGTAATAATCTCGAAATGCGGTTATGGCCTGACCGAACCGCGCAAGCCGGGTCCCCGGGCCGGCTCGACGGTCGCCGCCAACTCGTCGGCGGGCTGATCCCAGCGGTCGAGAGCCACGAAGTCGGTGAGGGGCCGTCGGCGCAGTGGCCCGTGCTTGCCCTTGGGCCAACCGACCACGACGTGCCCGGCGATCAGCCAGTCGTCCGGTACGCCGATCGCCTCCCGCAGCAGCCGCTCGCCGCCGTAAGACGCCCAGCTGGTCAGGCATGCCCCCAGCCCCAGGGCGCGCGCGGCCAGCAGAAAGTTCTGCATGGCGGGAAAGATCGACCCGCCGAGCAGAAGCTCGGACGCCGTCGGATAGTGCTGCTGGGCGAACAAGATGGAGGTGAACTCGCCCGCGCGGTCGTGCAATTCGTAGGTCGCGCGGTAGGTGCGGGCACGGCGACTGTTGTCTTCGGGGGCGGGGCGGGCCATGCCGTAGACGGGTTCGATCACCTGCAGCGCCTGGGCCGCCGCCTTGGCCACCACCTCGCGCTGCTCGGGCGACCGCAGCACGACGAAACGCCAGCCCTGTGCGTTGGCGCCGGACGGCGCCCACCTGGCCGCTTCCAGGCACCGCCCCAGGGTAGCGTCGTCGACCGGCTGATCGGTGAAGCGCCGGATCGTCCGCGCGGTCGACATCACTTCCCACACGTCGCTGCTCGCTCCGGTCATGGCTTCTCCTTAGCAATTTTGTTGCGGCACAGATCCGTTCGGCGCCAGCGAAGTCGGATGGGCGTCCGGCATGGGCCAGGGAAAAATCTTCAGAGCCCGCATCGAGTGTCGACTGTAGACCGCGCGGATCGGTCGCGATGCGAGACTGCGCTCAGGACATCGCGGGGCCCGCGCCCCGGAACGAAGGAGAAGGCCTTGGATCGCGAAACCTATCAGCGGGGGCTACACATCCGATCCGCCGTGCTGGGCGAGGAGTATGTCGACCGCGCCCTGGCCGACGCGGACGATTTCACCGGGCCCCTGCAGGACCTCGTCACCGAGTACTGCTGGGGGGCGGTGTGGGGCCGCGAGGAGCTGTCCCGAAAGACGCGCAGCATGCTCAACCTGGCGATGATCTCGGTGCTGAACCGGCCGAACGAACTGCGCACGCACGTCAAGGCGGCGCTGACCAACGGCGTCACCCGCGAGGAGATTCGCGAGATCTTCCTGCAGGTCGCCATTTACGCGGGCGTGCCGGCTGCGGTCGACAGCTTCCGCGTCGCCCGCGAGGCGTTCGCCGAACTAGAGCGGGATTAGGGGATCGTCGTGCAAGTCGGATTCGTCGGGCTGGGGAACATGGGTTTTCCCATGGCACGCCGGCTGATTCAGGAAAACCATGAGGTCGTCGCCTTCGACACGCGCGAAACCGCGCTCGAACGCATCGTCGCCTTGGGGGCCCACCCCGCGTCCTCACCGAAGGACGTCGCCGACCGTACCGAAACGGTGATGGCCAGCCTGCCGACGCCGGGCGCCTCGCTCGACGTGGCGACCGGTCCGGCGGGCGTGATCGAGGGCGCGCGGATCGAACGCTACGTCGACCTGTCCACGGTCGGCAGTCGCACCGCGAATCAGATCCATGACCGGCTCGCCGCGCGGGACATCACGGCGATCGACAGCCCGGTCAGCGGCGGCGTCGGCGGCGCCGCGAAGGGCACCCTCGCGATCATGGTGTCCGGTCCGCGCGCCGGTTTCGAGGCCGTCAGACCCGTGCTCGAGGCGCTCGGCCGGCCCATCTACGTCGGAGCCACACCCGGTTCGGCGCAGACGATGAAGCTGGCCAACAACATCCTGGCGGCCAATGCGCTGGCCGCGACCGCCGAGGTCGTGGTGATGGGCGTCAAGGCCGGGCTCGACCCGGGCGTGATGATCGAAGTGCTCAACGCCGGCTCGGGCGCGACGAGCGCGAGCCGGGACAAGTTCCCCCGCGCGATCCTCCCCCGGACATTCGATTACGGGTTCGCCACCGGGCTGATGGTCAAAGACGTGCACCTCTATCTGGATGAAGCGCAAGCACTCGGCGTGCCCACGGATGTCGCCGCAACGATCTGCCGGTTGTGGGAGAACACCGCGGACGACCAAGGCCCCGAGTCCGACTTCACCACGGTGATCAAACCGCTCGAGAAGGCCGCCGGCGTGACCGTCGGCCCGCATCCTGCGTAGCCAGTCGCCTCCCGGCGCATAGCGGCGGATGGCCCTGATCCATCGGTCGGAGAATGGTATTATCCCGATTTAAGAACGATACTTGCAGCCGCTTCCGAAAAACGCTCCCCACCAGGGACGATGACTAAACGAAACGCTTACCGAAAACCCGTTGATCGACGGTTGAGAAGAATGTTAGATTATCTATCATATGACCCGACTGGGCTCGCGTTGGCCGCCCGAGTCGAAGGATGGCTGTCGTGATCGAACACGCTGACGGAACCCGCACACCACTCGTCGATGCGAGCGTGCACATCTTCTTCCCGTCCAACAAGGCGCTGCGCAAGACCCTGCGTGAGCCGTTCAAGAGTCGTGGCTTCCCCGATTACGAGATGGACTGGTACGGCGCCCCGGGCGGTGAGTACGCGCCCGGCACCGAGGGCCCGGACCGCCAGTACCCCGGATCCGATCCGGAATTCGTTGCCAACGAACTGTTTTCGAAGCGCGGGGTCGACATTGCGGTCCTGCATCCGATGGCGCGCGGCATCATGCCGGACCGGCACCTGGGCACGGCGCTGCACGCCGCGCACAACGAGATGATGGTGTCGGACTGGCTAGAGTCCAGCGAGTTCGGCGACCGGTTCCGCGGCACCATTCGGGTCAATCCCGACGACATCGCCGGCGCGTTGCGGGAGATCGAGAAATGGCGTGCGCATCCGCGGGTGGTCCAGATCGGCGTCCCGCTGCAATCCCGCGAGCTGTACGGCAAACCGCAGTTCTGGCCGCTGTGGGAGGCCGCGGTCGACGCGGGCCTTCCCGTCGCCGCGCACATCGAAGTGGGCAACGGAATCATGTTTCCGCCGACGCCTTCCGGCAACACCCGCACCTACGAGCAATACGTCAGCTTCATGGCGCTCAATTACATCTACCACCTGATGAACATGATCGCCGAGGGAGTGTTCGAGCGCTTCGCCGGACTGAAGTTCGTCTGGGCCGACGGCGCCGGCGACTTCGTAACCCCGTTCATCTGGCGGATGGACACATTCGGGCGGCCGCACCTGGAGCAGACGCCCTGGGCGCCGCGCATTCCCAGCGACTACCTCCCCGGCCACGTGTATTTCGTGCAGGGCAGCCTCGACGGTCCCGGCGACGTGGAGTTCGCCGGTGAATGGTTCGGCTTCACCGGCAAGGAAGACATGGTGATGTTCGGCTCCAGCTACCCGCACTGGCAGTTCGGTGACGCCACGAAGCTGCCCAGCGCACTGTCCGCCGAACAGCGCGAGAAGGTGTGCTGGCGCAACGCGGCGCAGCTCTACGGCATAGACATGCCCGCCGGAGTGGGCGCACAGTATGAGTAAGACGCAAGACCGAGGAGTTCGAAGATGACGTTGACACATTCGCAGGAGCGGGTTCCCGCTGCCGAGCGCATAGCCGTCCGGTGCGTCGACTCGGATGTCCACCCGGCGCCCAAGCGCGGCGAGCTGCTTCCGTACATCCCCGAGCCGTGGCGCAGCAAGTACTTCCTCAACCGCAATGTCGGTGAGCTGATCTTCTACGACGCCCCCGACTACGCGCACTCCTACGCGATGCGCGTGGACACGTTCCCGCCCAACGGCGAGTTCCCCTGCAGCGACCCGGACTTGGCGTTCCGCCAGCTGATCATGGAGGCGGGCTCCGACATCGCGATCCTGGAACCGGCCGCCTACCCGGCCCGCCTGCCCGAAGCGCAACACGCGATGTCGTACGCGCTGAACGACTGGCAGGCCAATCACTGGCTGGACAGCCACCACAACTGGCACGAGCGGTGGCGCGGTTCGATCTGCATCGCCATCGAGGAGCCGCAAGAGTCCGTGCGCGAAATCGAGCGCTGGGCAGGACATCCCTACATGGCGCAGATCCTGATCAAGGCGGAGCCCAAGCCGTCGTGGGGCCATCCCAAATACGACCCGATCTGGGCGGCGGCGACCAAGCACGACATCACCGTGAGCTGCCACCTGTCGCGCAGCCAGTTCGACGAATTACCGATTCCGCCGGTGGGATTCCCCAGCTACAACCACGACTTCATGGTGACCTATTCGCTGTTGGCGGCCAACCAGGTGATGAGCCTGATCTTCGACGGCGTCTTCGACCGCTTCCCGACCCTGCGGATCGTCTTCGTCGAGCACGCGTTCACCTGGATCCTGCCCCTGATGTGGCGGATGGACGCGATCTACGACGCACGCAAGTCATGGGTGGACATCAAGCGCAAGCCGTCCGAGTACGTCAAGGACCACATCAAGTTCACCACCCAGCCGCTGGACTACCCCGAAGACAAGACCGAGCTGACCCGCGCGCTCGAATGGATGGAGTGCGAGAAGATCCTGCTCTTCTCCTCGGACTACCCGCACTGGACGTTCGACGACCCCCGCTGGTTGGTCAAGCACCTCCCCAAAGCGGCCCGCGACGCGGTGATGTACAAGAACGGCATCGCGACTTACCACCTGCCCGAGACCGTTCCGGTCCTCGAGGGTCAGACCCGGGTGCTCTGACTTGACCATTGAACAAGAAGGGGCGACCAAACGGCCCGGGCCCCGCCTCGCCCAGGGCCGCGAGCATGTCGTCGCAACCGTAGACGAGATCCCACCGGGCAAGCACAAGCTGGTACCCATCGGGCGGCATGGCGTCGGTGTCTACAACGTCAACGGCAGCTTCTATGCCATCGCGAATTACTGCCCCCACCAAGGTGGTCCGCTGTGTTCGGGACGTGCCCGGGGACGGACGATCGTCGACGAAACCGCTCCGGGTGACTCGGTCATGGTGCGCGACCTGGAATACATCTATTGCCCCTGGCACCAATGGGGTTTCGAGCTCGCGACCGGCACGACCGCAGTCAAACCGGAATGGAGCATCCGCACCTACCCGGTGCGCATCGTGGGCAACGACGTTCTGGTGCAGGCCTAACCACAGGAGAATCGCGTGCCGTCTATCGAGATCAACGGGGGAAACGTCGTCTACGAAATCCTCGGTGACTCAGGTGATCTCATTGCGCTGACGCCGGGTGGGCGGTTTAGCAAGGAGATCGAGGGCCTGCGCCCGCTTGCCGACGCACTCGCGGGCGGCGGCTATCGCGTGTTGCTCTGGGACCGGCCGAACTGCGGCGCTTCCGACGTGCAGTTCTACGGGCAGAGCGAGTCGCACATGCGCGCCGAGACGCTGCACAAGCTGGTGACCGGGCTGGGCTTCGAGCGCTGCATCCTCGCCGGGGGGTCCGGCGGCGCAAGGGATTCCATGCTGACCACGATGCTCTACCCCGAGATGGTCACCAAGCTCGTGGTGTGGAACATCGTCGGCGGTATCTACGGCAGCTTCGTGCTGGGCTCCTTCTACATCATCCCGAGCATTCTCGCGGTGCGCGGCACCGGAATGGACGGCGTGGTCAAGGTGCAGGAATGGCGCGATCGCATCGAGGAAAACCCGAACAACAAACAGCGGTTCCTCGACTTCGACAAAGACGAGTTCCTCAAGGTCATGCTGCGCTGGCTCAACGCGTTCGTGTCCAAGCCCGGGCAGACGATTCCCGGGGTCGAGGACGAGATGTTCGACCGAATCAAGGTTCCCACGTTGATCATTCGCGGCGGCGAGAACGACATGGATCACCCCAAGCGAACATCCCTCGAGGTGAGTTGCCTGATCAAGGGGTCCAAGCTCATCGATCCGCCGTGGCCGGAGGACGCGTGGGAACGTGCGTCCGAGGACCGCGCGGCCGGGCGGGTGCAGCACTTCAACATGTTCGACACGTGGGTGCAGGCCGCGCCCGCGATCCTCGAGTTCCTGGGCTCGTGATGGTGCTAGACCGTGCGAATGTGAACCTCGCAGTTCAGCGACGCCTCCAGCGCCGTGTGGATTCGGCTCTCCGGGAGGCGTTCCAGATCCTCCTCACGCAGCGTCACGTACACGATGTCGAAACCGTCGTCACCCGGGGTCCGCTCGATATCACCGGTGAGCCCGAAACCGGACAGCACACCGTGCGCGTCAGCGTCGGTGCCCCGGCTGATGAAGGTGACCACACCGGGAACCGGGGAGCCGCCGAACACATTGGCGCACAACTCGATCGCCGCCTTCTTGGCCTCGTCACCGTGTTCGGCCGCGATCAGCACTTCGACCTCCCGGCGGCCCACCGGCATCGCCGCAAGGTCGTTCGCGACCACGTCGGCACCCGCCTCACGCGCAACCCGAAGGAGCTCTGCCATGCCGCCTCGTAGCTGCGCGGGCGTGTACGCGCTTTCCGGGTCAACATTGACGCGCACCACCGCAGTTCGCATGGGTGCAAGCCTAACCAGGACGATGGCGGGCCAGTCGTGAACACCGCGCAATCCACCAGCATCAGCGCCGCCACCTGCCCCGGCTGTGAACCCCGGTTGTTGGTAGAAGGGACGCCCAGGTCCGGCGAAGACCTCACGGCGTACCGACGGCTCGGCGGATACCGGCCGCTCGTCGACGCCGATGCCTTGCTGCGCGAGGTCGAAGCCAGCGGACTGGTCGGCCGCGGTGGCGCGGCCTTTCCGCTCGCGACCAAGTTGCGCGCGGTACGCGACAATGGTCGCAGCGCCGCTGGCTCGATCGTCGTCGCGAATGGCGAAGAGGGAGAACCGGCTTCGGTCAAAGACCGCTGGCTGCTGCGCAACCGCCCACACCTGATTCTGGACGGGCTCCGGCTGGCGGCCGCGGTCATCGAAGCGGACCGCGGCTATGTCTACGTGTCCGACCCGGAATCGGCGCACAGCGTTGAGGCCGCGCTCGACGAGCTTGATCCCGACGCGTTCGGTGGCATAACGGTCGACATGTTGACCGTGCAGCCCGGGTACGTGGCCGGCGAGGAGACGGCCGCCGTCCGCGCGATCAACGGCGGCCCGGCCAAACCGACGGACAAGCCCCCACGCCCCTTCGAGACCGGCGTCGGTGATCGGCCCACACTGGTGAGCAACGTCGAGACTCTGGCCAACCTGCCGTACCTGCAGGGCCACGGCGCTGCGGCGTTCCGTTCGCAGGGCACATCGCTCTCCCCGGGCACCTTCCTGGCCACCATCACCGGGGCCGGCCGGCCGGCCGTCCTCTACGAGCTTCCGCACGGTATGCCGTTCACCGAACTTCTTGCGCTACACGGCGTTCCGGCGGATCAGGTGCGCGGGGCATTGATGGGCGGTTACTTCGCCGGTTTGCTCAACCGCACCGTGCTGGAGACGACCTTGGACCACGAGTCGATGCGGCGGCTCGGCAGTGGCCTGGGTTGCGGCGCGATCTCAGTGATCACCGACGACTGCCCCGTCGCGGTCGCGGCGTCCGTGCTGGCCTACTTCGACCGGGAGAACGCCGGGCAGTGCGGTTCGTGCTTCAACGGTACGGCGGCGATGGCCGCGGCCGCCGGCGCGCTGCGCGACGGTGCCGCGACGACGGAAGACGTCGAGCGGCTGCGCCGCTGGTCGGTGCTGCTGCGCGGGCGCGGCGCGTGCGCAACACTGGACGCCGCTACCAACGTCGCCGCCAGCCTGCTCGGTCAATTCCCCGGCGAAGTCGCCGCCCACCTCGACGGCGCATGCCCGGACTGCACCCGCGGCGCCTTCCGCGCCGACCGTCCCTACGAGGCGGAAGCTGTGAGGCTGACATGAAGATCCGCTTGGACCGCACCGTGTGCGACGGCTTCGGGATCTGCGCGAAATACGCGCCGGGATACTTCTCGCTCGACGACTGGGGCTATGCGTCCCTCATCGGCGACGGCTCCGTGGCGGAGCCGGATCGCGATGCGGTCATGCGCGCCCTGATGGACTGCCCGGTGCACGCCATCGCCGAGATCGGCGAACGCACCTCGCCGGCGCCGCACCCGCCGCTCACCGACGCGGACGACCCCGCCGAGCACCTCAAAACCGAAGAGAACGAGGCGGAATGGGGATTCACGCGTTGAGCCGGGGCTCACGAAGAGCCGCGCTGTCGCCCCAGAATGCCGCTGGACATGGTCATGGCGGTCTCAACGGAATAGGCTGACAGCAGCCAAAGTCAGGATGGCCCCAATGGGAGGCCCACCATGAGATGGTTCGTTCGTCGACTGGCCGCCGCCATCGCGGTTGCCTTCGTGGCGACGGCGGTCGCGGTGATCGCGAGGCCGGCAATCGGCTCGGCGGAGTGCGTCGACAACATGTCGTGGAATCCGGCGACCCGCGAGTGCAAGCCGCCGCCGGCAGCGCCGGCGTGGTACACGCTCCCGCCGCCATACGCCCCGTCATTCGCCGGGCACGATGTGCCGCCGCCTCCGCCACAGCCGTGGTGGACATCGGAGCCCCCGATGTGGAGTGTCGGCTTTCACCAGTGGGGCATCTACGTAGGCGGTGTCTGGGTGCCGCTGTGATCTCGCCACCCCGCGGTGATAACGTAATTCTCCGATTCGTATAACGGTCCTACCAAGAGCGCTCGGGGGCCGTTCCGACTCGCGGAGGTAACGTGTCAGCAGCACAGGGACGACCGTTGCCCCTGATCACGCAGGACAACGAATTCTTCTGGACTTCGGGCGCCGACGGCGCGTTGCGGCTGCAGCAATGCAATAGCTGCGAATCGCTGATCCATCCGCCGGCGCCGGTGTGCCGGTACTGCCGGTCGCGCGATATGGGCGTGCGGGCGGTCTCGGGCCGGGCAACGCTCGCCGGGTTCACCATCAATGAACGGTTCAGTTTGCCCGGCATGCCGGCGCCGTACGTGATCGCCCAGGTCGCCATCGCCGAAGATCCGCGGGTTCGGTTGACCACCAACATCATCGAGTGCGAGCCGGATCGGCTCGAACTCGGCCAACAGGTCGAAGTCGTCTTCGAGCAGGTCGAGGACGTGTGGTTTCCGCTGTTCCGGCCGGTACAAGACGCCGAGCCCGGTCCACTGCCCGTCGACGAAATAGCGCCGGAGCGCTTCGGCGAGCATGTACGCCCGATGCTGACCACCGAGAAGTTCGAAGACAAGGTCGCGCTGACCGGGATCGGCATGTCGCCGATCGGCCGCCGCCTGATGCAGCCGCCGTTGGCGCTGACCGTGCAGGCGTGCGAAGCGGCCATCGCCGACGCCGGCCTGGCGTACGCAGACATCGACGGCCTGTCGACCTACCCCGGCGCGATCAACGTCGGCGGCTTCGGGGAGGGCGGGGTGACCGCGCTGGAAGCGGCGCTCGGCATCCGGCCCACGTGGCACAACGGCGCCATGGAAACATTCGGCCCGGGCGGATCGTTGATCGCGGCCATGCAGGCGGTCGCCTGCGGCCTGGCCCGTCACGTGCTCTGCTTCCGCACGCTGTGGGAAGCCACCAACGGCGAGCTGATGAAGCAGGGAAAGATCAGCCCGTCGATGGGCCGGATGTCGGGCTGGCAAATGCCATTCGGCGCAACATCTGCGGCCCACACCTTGGCCATGAACGCGCAGCGGCACTTTCACCGTTACGGCACCACGAAGGAGACTCTCGGCTGGATCGCGTTGAACCAGCGGGCCAACGCCGAGCTGAACCCCACGGCGGTCTACCGAAGTCCGATGACGATGGACGACTATCTGAACGCGCGGCCGATCACCACACCCTTCGGCCTCTACGACTGCGACGTGCCGTGCGACGGCGCGATAGCGGTCATCGTCTCCGCCGTCGACGCCGCCCGCCATCTCGCCAAGTCGCCGGTGCTGGTGGAAGCGGTGGGAACGCAGATCATCGAACGCATCGACTGGGACCAGAGCACTCTCACCCACGAGCCGCAGGTACTGGGCCAGGCCGCGCACGTGTGGACACGCACGACGTTGCGCCCCAACGACGTTGACGTCGCCGAACTCTACGACGGCTTCACCATGAACTGCCTGTCGTGGATCGAGGCGCTGGGCTTCTGCGGCATCGGCGAGGCCAAGGAGTTCCTCGACGGCGGCAAGAACATCGCCCGCGACGGCCAGCTACCGCTCAACACACACGGCGGCCAGCTCTCGCACGGCCGGACCCACGGCATGGGCCTCGTCCACGAGGCGGTCACCCAGCTGCGCGGGGAGGCCGGGGACCGCCAGGTCGCCGGCGCCCGCGTCGGCGTGGTCAGCAGCGGCGGTCTCACCCCCAGCGGTGTGCTGCTGTTGCGAGCGGACGAATGACCCGCCCCGCTGCCCGGCCCAGGCTGGTGATCGTCGACGGCGTGCCGATGTCGGCGCTCATCGCCGAATCCGCCGAGCCCAAGGCCGTGATCGTCGCCATCCACGGCGGAGGCACCACCGCGGCCTATTTCGATTGCCCGGGCCACCCGTCGTTGTCGCTGTTACGGACCGGCGCGGCAACCGGATTCACCGTGGTGGCGCTCGACCGGCCCGGCTACGGCAGCTCCGCGCCCTATCCGGAGGCGATGGCCCTGCCCGAGCAGCGGGTCAACCTCGCCTACGGGGCGGTGGACCGCATCCTCGGTGATCGGCCACGCGGCGCGGGGTTGTTCCTGATGGGCCATTCCGGGGGGTGCGAACTCGTGATGCGGATGGGCGCCGACGAGCGCGGCGCCGAGCTGCTGGGCATCGAACTGGCCGGCACCGGCCGCCGCTACCATCCGGCGGCCCGGGACATCCTGAAGACCGCTACCCGCGAGCGCCGCCCGGCCGGCCTGCGTGAGTTGCTGTGGCACCCCGAAAACCTTTACCCGCCAGAGGTTCTCACCGGCGCCACGGTCTCTCCGACCGCGCCGTCCTATGAGGACCAGATGGTCTCCAATTGGGCCCGCCAGGATTTTCCGGCGCTTGCGCCCGCGGTGCGGGTCCCGGTGCAATTCAGCATCGCCGAACACGAAAAGGTCTGGCAGAACGATCCTTCCGCGGTGGCCGAGATCGAGGAGCTGTTCTCCGGCTCGCCGCGATTCACCGTGCATCGGCAGCCCGACGCGGGACACAACATGAGCCTGGGTCACACCGCGTCCGACTACCACGCGAAGGTTTTTGCGTTCGTCGACGACTGTGTGGCGGCCCGCGCGAATCGCCTTGACGCAGAAGGCGACCTGGAGGCCGGATGAGAGTCGGATTCATCGGCCTGGGCAGTCAGGGCGGCCCGATGGCGCGGCGGATCGTCGAGGGCGGTTACCAGACCACGCTGTGGGCGCGCAGGCCCGCGACCCTGGAGCCGTTCGCCGACACCACGGCGAAGGTCGCCGAGTCACCGGCCGGGCTCGCGGCGGCCAGCGATCTGGTGTGTCTTTGCGTCGTGGGTGACGCGGACATCGACGAGCTCGTCGACGGCGAGCGCGGGCTGTTGGTGGCGATGAAGCCGGGGGGCGTGATCGCGGTGCACAGCACCGTACACCCCAACACGTGCCGCGAACTGGCGAAGAAGGCGGCGACCAAAGGCGTTTCGGTCATCGACGCGCCGGTGAGCGGCGGTGCACCGGCGGCCTCCGAAGGGCGCCTGATGGTGATGGTCGGCGGCGACGCCGACGTCGTCGAGCGGTGCCGCCCGGTCTTCGCAACCTACGCCGACCCGATAGTCCACCTCGGGGAGCTGGGTTCCGGTCAAACCACCAAGCTGCTCAACAACCTGCTGTTCACCGCCCACCTGGCCACCGCGGCCAGCGCGCTGTCGCTGGCCGGCGCCCTCGGCGTCGACCCGGACCGCCTCACCGAAGTCGTCTCACGCAGCAGCGGGAACAGCTTCGCGCTCAACGCCCTTGGCGGGATCGGCGGATTGGACCGGCTCGCCGGCGTGGCCGGGGCGCTGCTGCAGAAGGACGTCCGCCTGGTGGTCGACTTGGCCGACCGGGCCGGGACGAGCGGTGGCGCCGTGCTGGAGGCGGCCGACGCCGCCCTGGCCCTGATGGGCCATCCACGGTGAGGGTCGGATTCGTCGGCGCCGGACGGATGGGCCGTCCCATCGTGTCCCGTCTGCTGACGGCCGGGCATGACGTTCAAGTGTTGGGCCGAACGGCCGAGAAGCGGTGCGAGCTCGAGAAGCTCGGCGCGCGTGCGGTCCGCGACGTCGCCGAGGCCGCCGCGCTGGCCGACATCGTGCTGCTCTGCGTGTTCACCGATCAGCAGGTGCGGGAGGTATGCCTGGACGGCGGGTTGCTGTCCGCGATGCCGTCCGGCGCGGCGCTGGTGGTGCACACCACAGCCAGCCCGAAAACGATCGACGCCCTCGCCGCAATCGCCGATGGGCTCGACGTCATCGATGCCGCGATCAGCGGCGGCCCACACGACGCCGCCGCCGGCCGGCTCACGCTGTTCGTGGGCGGCGCCGACGACGCGGTCACGCGGGTGCGGCCGGTGCTGAGCAGCTACGGCGATCCCGTCTTGCACGTCGGCCCGCGCGGCTCCGGCCAGAAAGTGAAGCTTGTGAACAACGCCCTCTTCGCGGGTCATATCGGGCTGCTCGCGGAGGCCATGCGATTGGGTGAGCGTCTCGGCGTGCCGGAATCGACGCTGCTGAGGGCGCTGGCGCACGGCAGCGCGGCCAGCCGCGTACTGAACCTGGTGGCGGCGGGCGGCTCCGTCGCATCGTTCCTCGACGTTGCCGGCGAATTCGTGAACAAGGACGTCGCCGTCGTGCGCGGCATCAGTGAAGAACTCGGCAGCGATCTGGGCGCCCTCGAGGAGGTCATCCAGTCCATCGACGTCGCGAAGAGGGTTTGAGAAGCTGGCGTTTCGCTCTTTCCGGTTCGTCACGAAGGTATTACCGTTACCGTTACAGTCAACGA contains:
- a CDS encoding acyl-CoA dehydrogenase family protein — translated: MLLEFDADQRLWQKTVRDAVAKQCPPALVRSVAEEGVDPSPLWKSYVDQGWTELNDPASAVELGIVLEELGHATDPTPFLATMSQFAPLVGDRFDPHESGTAVYGGVAAHRDAEGWVLDGTARHVLDGDRVDRLAVVTDAGVFAIASNLVSARRTAVFDPVLHVADLSFCEVRVPDSARLTADSERAHHMALAGMAITMVGACQRILDLALEHVRNRRQFGVPIGSFQAVQHKAADMHVAVERARALAYFAALTIAADDPRRRLAAAMAKASAGECQSLVFRHGLQLHGAMGFTWENDLQFALKRAKAGELMLGGAAEHRARIAEEYRAADF
- a CDS encoding nitroreductase family protein, with amino-acid sequence MTGASSDVWEVMSTARTIRRFTDQPVDDATLGRCLEAARWAPSGANAQGWRFVVLRSPEQREVVAKAAAQALQVIEPVYGMARPAPEDNSRRARTYRATYELHDRAGEFTSILFAQQHYPTASELLLGGSIFPAMQNFLLAARALGLGACLTSWASYGGERLLREAIGVPDDWLIAGHVVVGWPKGKHGPLRRRPLTDFVALDRWDQPADELAATVEPARGPGLRGSVRP
- a CDS encoding carboxymuconolactone decarboxylase family protein, producing the protein MDRETYQRGLHIRSAVLGEEYVDRALADADDFTGPLQDLVTEYCWGAVWGREELSRKTRSMLNLAMISVLNRPNELRTHVKAALTNGVTREEIREIFLQVAIYAGVPAAVDSFRVAREAFAELERD
- a CDS encoding NAD(P)-dependent oxidoreductase produces the protein MQVGFVGLGNMGFPMARRLIQENHEVVAFDTRETALERIVALGAHPASSPKDVADRTETVMASLPTPGASLDVATGPAGVIEGARIERYVDLSTVGSRTANQIHDRLAARDITAIDSPVSGGVGGAAKGTLAIMVSGPRAGFEAVRPVLEALGRPIYVGATPGSAQTMKLANNILAANALAATAEVVVMGVKAGLDPGVMIEVLNAGSGATSASRDKFPRAILPRTFDYGFATGLMVKDVHLYLDEAQALGVPTDVAATICRLWENTADDQGPESDFTTVIKPLEKAAGVTVGPHPA
- a CDS encoding amidohydrolase family protein encodes the protein MIEHADGTRTPLVDASVHIFFPSNKALRKTLREPFKSRGFPDYEMDWYGAPGGEYAPGTEGPDRQYPGSDPEFVANELFSKRGVDIAVLHPMARGIMPDRHLGTALHAAHNEMMVSDWLESSEFGDRFRGTIRVNPDDIAGALREIEKWRAHPRVVQIGVPLQSRELYGKPQFWPLWEAAVDAGLPVAAHIEVGNGIMFPPTPSGNTRTYEQYVSFMALNYIYHLMNMIAEGVFERFAGLKFVWADGAGDFVTPFIWRMDTFGRPHLEQTPWAPRIPSDYLPGHVYFVQGSLDGPGDVEFAGEWFGFTGKEDMVMFGSSYPHWQFGDATKLPSALSAEQREKVCWRNAAQLYGIDMPAGVGAQYE
- a CDS encoding amidohydrolase family protein, with translation MTLTHSQERVPAAERIAVRCVDSDVHPAPKRGELLPYIPEPWRSKYFLNRNVGELIFYDAPDYAHSYAMRVDTFPPNGEFPCSDPDLAFRQLIMEAGSDIAILEPAAYPARLPEAQHAMSYALNDWQANHWLDSHHNWHERWRGSICIAIEEPQESVREIERWAGHPYMAQILIKAEPKPSWGHPKYDPIWAAATKHDITVSCHLSRSQFDELPIPPVGFPSYNHDFMVTYSLLAANQVMSLIFDGVFDRFPTLRIVFVEHAFTWILPLMWRMDAIYDARKSWVDIKRKPSEYVKDHIKFTTQPLDYPEDKTELTRALEWMECEKILLFSSDYPHWTFDDPRWLVKHLPKAARDAVMYKNGIATYHLPETVPVLEGQTRVL
- a CDS encoding Rieske (2Fe-2S) protein — its product is MTIEQEGATKRPGPRLAQGREHVVATVDEIPPGKHKLVPIGRHGVGVYNVNGSFYAIANYCPHQGGPLCSGRARGRTIVDETAPGDSVMVRDLEYIYCPWHQWGFELATGTTAVKPEWSIRTYPVRIVGNDVLVQA